The following proteins are co-located in the Pseudomonas synxantha genome:
- a CDS encoding DNA cytosine methyltransferase, whose product MTSLKKQPFDFKTQYGLGFNAQDDEIVVDFFCGGGGAGTGLEMGLGRPVNVAKNHNPHAISMHTMNHPGAMHYTTDVFEGDPDTECNGKAVGWFHMSPDCTHHSQAAGGQPRKREIRNLSWIGLKWGGKKRPRVISLENVKQILQWGRLIAKRDKATGRVVTLDQVPHPTKKGKTTNRIAAPGEQVPVSNQFLVPDPKQRGRTWRRFVALLEGMGYVVEWKVIKACDFGAPTSRERLFMIARCDGQPVVWPAQTHAKNPAKGQQKWKTAADCIDFTDLGKSIFGRKKDLADATLRRVAKGMKKFVIDNPAPFIVPIANWSGYAVQSADEPLRTITSYPKGGAFSVVSPIIAPATHQGSDRINDPLDPLPTITCANRGELTLISPVMVTAAHGEGQPGSAQRWGIGSKSAADPLGTVTASGGHSVAAATLVQLGNGDKPGAAPRTADMGQPLGTIMASGGKYALAAAHLVKFRFNDAGKSIAEPLPTITSGGNYQRAAGAAHAMGISTVFMAQMNGGFNTTDAKSIEDPMTTVTNTGSQQQLVAANLVHLRGNCDARDLDDPLHTVSAGGQHHGLVSAFMERAFGGSVGQGLEEPAPTITAGGGGKSSLVSLTLSPEHEAGALRVAAFLISYYGTENTSACDTPAPTITTKDRLALVTVMVQGTPYVIVDICLRMLKPPELYKAQGFPADYIISHGVDGKPLTITQQVHMCGNSVSPPPMCAIAMANDPWQITLQQREAA is encoded by the coding sequence ATGACCTCCCTCAAAAAGCAGCCGTTTGACTTCAAAACCCAGTACGGCCTGGGCTTTAACGCCCAGGACGATGAAATCGTCGTGGACTTCTTCTGTGGCGGCGGCGGCGCCGGTACAGGCCTCGAAATGGGCCTGGGCCGTCCTGTCAACGTCGCAAAGAACCACAACCCGCACGCCATCAGCATGCACACCATGAACCACCCAGGCGCCATGCATTACACAACCGACGTGTTTGAAGGCGACCCCGACACCGAGTGCAACGGCAAGGCCGTGGGCTGGTTCCACATGTCGCCGGACTGTACGCACCACAGCCAGGCCGCAGGAGGCCAACCACGCAAGCGCGAGATCCGCAACCTGTCGTGGATCGGCCTCAAGTGGGGAGGCAAGAAACGACCCCGAGTGATCAGCCTGGAGAACGTGAAACAGATTCTGCAATGGGGCCGGCTGATCGCCAAGCGCGACAAGGCCACCGGCCGCGTTGTGACGCTCGATCAGGTTCCACACCCGACCAAGAAAGGAAAGACCACCAACCGGATCGCCGCCCCTGGCGAACAAGTGCCGGTATCGAATCAGTTCCTGGTTCCAGATCCGAAACAACGTGGCCGTACCTGGCGCCGTTTTGTGGCCCTGCTGGAAGGCATGGGCTATGTAGTGGAATGGAAGGTGATCAAGGCGTGCGACTTCGGCGCGCCCACCAGCAGGGAGCGCCTGTTTATGATTGCCCGGTGCGATGGACAGCCGGTGGTCTGGCCTGCACAAACCCATGCGAAGAACCCCGCCAAGGGCCAGCAGAAGTGGAAGACCGCCGCTGACTGCATCGACTTCACAGACCTGGGCAAAAGCATTTTCGGGCGCAAGAAGGATCTGGCCGACGCCACGCTACGGCGCGTAGCCAAGGGCATGAAGAAATTCGTAATCGACAACCCGGCGCCGTTCATTGTGCCGATTGCCAACTGGTCAGGGTATGCAGTGCAGTCAGCCGACGAGCCGCTGCGCACCATCACCTCCTACCCAAAGGGCGGCGCCTTCTCGGTGGTCAGCCCAATCATCGCACCAGCAACGCACCAGGGCAGCGATCGAATCAATGACCCGCTTGACCCGCTACCAACCATCACCTGCGCGAACCGTGGCGAACTCACGCTGATCAGCCCGGTGATGGTCACAGCCGCCCATGGCGAAGGCCAGCCAGGCAGCGCTCAACGCTGGGGAATTGGCAGCAAGTCGGCGGCCGACCCACTTGGAACCGTGACCGCCAGCGGCGGGCACTCAGTCGCGGCGGCCACACTGGTGCAGCTTGGTAACGGCGACAAGCCGGGCGCAGCCCCACGAACCGCAGATATGGGGCAGCCACTTGGGACCATCATGGCCTCAGGCGGCAAATACGCCCTTGCTGCTGCGCACCTGGTGAAGTTTCGTTTCAACGATGCGGGTAAGTCTATCGCCGAGCCACTGCCAACAATTACCAGCGGCGGCAATTACCAGCGCGCGGCCGGTGCAGCACATGCGATGGGAATCTCCACCGTTTTCATGGCGCAAATGAATGGTGGCTTTAACACCACCGACGCGAAGAGCATCGAAGACCCAATGACCACGGTCACGAATACCGGCAGCCAGCAGCAGCTGGTGGCGGCGAACCTGGTGCATCTGCGCGGCAACTGCGATGCGCGTGACTTGGACGACCCACTGCACACTGTCAGCGCCGGCGGCCAGCACCACGGGCTGGTCAGCGCATTCATGGAGCGGGCATTCGGTGGCAGTGTTGGGCAGGGATTGGAAGAGCCCGCTCCCACGATCACAGCTGGTGGCGGCGGCAAGAGTTCCCTAGTGTCACTCACACTCTCACCGGAGCATGAAGCTGGCGCCCTGCGCGTTGCAGCCTTCCTGATCAGCTACTACGGCACCGAGAACACAAGCGCCTGTGACACACCGGCTCCCACCATCACCACCAAGGACCGCCTGGCCCTGGTAACAGTGATGGTTCAGGGAACTCCCTACGTGATCGTCGATATCTGCCTGCGGATGCTCAAGCCGCCAGAGCTGTACAAGGCCCAGGGCTTCCCCGCCGACTACATCATCAGTCACGGCGTCGACGGCAAGCCCCTCACCATCACGCAGCAGGTCCACATGTGTGGAAACAGTGTCAGCCCGCCGCCGATGTGCGCCATCGCCATGGCGAACGACCCATGGCAAATCACCCTGCAACAGCGGGAGGCAGCATGA
- a CDS encoding YfdQ family protein, producing MQQALQHLVTLAQSLGKPMEVPGIPAPLALVPNGVNIESLENLLPAPSRIKQKLTVLDAESFISYVNRFATQATAVFCNGPEGRTFTAVIDYHDPAAPAWRDHVATYRCPTTVEWGNWKDKDRKRMDQATFAEFIEDNVKDITHHPEQNNSPSAADMLEISRTLEAKKNITFRQGTRLDNGQVQLTYNEEIEGRAGEAGQLRIPEEFFIALKPFLGGEMFCVPARFRYRIQEGRLTMWFELVRADKVLEEAYNAVRAKIEGAINDVPLYEATF from the coding sequence ATGCAACAAGCCCTACAGCACCTGGTCACCCTGGCTCAATCTCTCGGCAAGCCAATGGAAGTCCCAGGCATTCCCGCGCCACTTGCACTCGTACCGAACGGTGTAAATATCGAAAGCCTGGAAAACCTTCTGCCTGCGCCATCACGCATCAAGCAGAAGCTCACGGTACTCGACGCCGAATCGTTCATCAGTTACGTGAACCGCTTCGCCACTCAGGCCACCGCCGTGTTTTGCAACGGCCCCGAAGGCCGCACCTTCACTGCCGTCATCGACTATCACGACCCGGCCGCACCTGCCTGGCGCGATCACGTCGCAACGTACCGCTGCCCGACCACCGTTGAATGGGGCAACTGGAAAGACAAAGACCGCAAGCGCATGGACCAAGCCACCTTCGCCGAATTCATTGAAGACAACGTGAAGGACATCACCCACCACCCTGAGCAAAACAATAGCCCCAGCGCCGCAGACATGTTGGAAATCAGCCGCACCCTGGAAGCCAAAAAGAACATCACGTTCCGCCAAGGCACCCGCCTCGACAATGGGCAGGTTCAGCTGACCTACAACGAAGAGATCGAGGGGCGCGCCGGCGAGGCAGGACAGCTACGCATCCCGGAAGAGTTTTTCATCGCGCTCAAACCATTCCTGGGCGGTGAAATGTTCTGCGTGCCAGCCCGCTTCCGTTATCGGATTCAGGAAGGCCGCCTGACGATGTGGTTTGAACTGGTACGCGCAGACAAGGTGCTTGAGGAAGCATACAACGCTGTGCGCGCCAAGATCGAAGGCGCCATTAACGACGTGCCGCTCTACGAAGCCACGTTCTAA
- a CDS encoding pyocin activator PrtN family protein produces the protein MTTTLEQLRRQFATPCPSLTAVREQYFTHIRTDRHLLNEIKAGRIALVVKRLHCSVRAKPVVYLHDLADYLDAQATSQAA, from the coding sequence GTGACCACCACCCTGGAACAACTCCGGCGCCAGTTCGCTACGCCGTGCCCAAGCTTGACCGCCGTGCGTGAGCAGTACTTCACGCACATCCGCACCGACCGCCACCTGCTCAACGAAATCAAGGCAGGCCGGATCGCGCTGGTGGTCAAGCGCCTGCACTGCTCCGTACGCGCCAAGCCTGTCGTTTATCTGCACGACCTTGCCGACTACCTCGACGCCCAGGCGACGAGCCAAGCGGCCTGA
- a CDS encoding S24 family peptidase has translation MTKQLPTPSRLALKFKARREELDLTQADVATRVTALLVPPKKLTQQVYAAFEGGKSQTTKHAMKIAQVLSMPMEALDESWEISSTVVKQSNAKLIDAPIAVWEDGPPLENEVEVPMLKEVEQPEGSGRTEIEEHGTVKLGFSQSSLQSLGVDASNIVCIVVSGNSMAPVIPDGSLAGVDRGKTAIKDGDIFAVSQNGQLRVKILYRLPRGGLRMRSFNRDEHPDEEYPEEQIQTEGIVILGRIFWYSVLR, from the coding sequence ATGACTAAACAGCTCCCCACCCCAAGCCGCCTGGCCCTGAAATTCAAAGCCCGCCGCGAAGAACTTGATTTGACTCAAGCGGATGTCGCCACGCGCGTCACAGCTCTACTCGTTCCGCCTAAAAAGCTCACCCAACAGGTGTATGCGGCATTCGAGGGCGGAAAGTCTCAGACTACTAAGCACGCTATGAAAATTGCCCAGGTGCTTAGCATGCCCATGGAGGCGCTCGACGAGAGCTGGGAGATTTCATCGACAGTCGTGAAGCAATCCAACGCCAAGTTAATTGATGCCCCTATAGCTGTATGGGAAGACGGACCTCCACTTGAAAATGAAGTCGAGGTTCCCATGCTCAAGGAAGTTGAACAGCCCGAAGGTTCTGGGCGTACGGAAATAGAAGAGCACGGCACGGTAAAGCTTGGATTTAGTCAGTCGTCGCTACAATCACTTGGAGTCGACGCTAGCAACATCGTATGCATCGTCGTCTCCGGCAACAGCATGGCTCCAGTTATCCCTGATGGCAGCTTGGCCGGCGTCGACCGAGGGAAGACAGCTATAAAGGACGGGGATATTTTCGCTGTCAGTCAAAACGGGCAGCTCCGAGTGAAGATCCTTTACCGACTACCGCGCGGCGGCTTACGTATGCGGAGCTTCAATAGGGACGAGCACCCAGATGAAGAGTACCCGGAGGAACAGATTCAGACGGAAGGGATAGTTATTTTAGGCCGAATTTTCTGGTATTCCGTTTTACGCTGA
- a CDS encoding transcriptional regulator has product MSISNSMREALAKAISLAGGQAAFAVLVSTPERNVSQQLVSYWFRRGELPAEMVLRVEKLTGVPREALRPDVFLLPVDLQAA; this is encoded by the coding sequence ATGAGCATTTCGAATTCCATGCGTGAGGCGCTTGCTAAGGCCATCAGCCTTGCCGGCGGCCAGGCCGCGTTCGCGGTGCTGGTCTCGACGCCAGAACGGAACGTCTCTCAACAGCTCGTCTCGTACTGGTTCAGAAGGGGCGAGCTTCCTGCTGAGATGGTATTGCGAGTCGAAAAACTGACCGGAGTCCCGAGAGAGGCATTGCGGCCTGACGTTTTTTTGCTACCGGTCGACCTGCAAGCAGCTTAA
- a CDS encoding phage regulatory CII family protein, with translation MSRTEQSPAIAPVLSLRKAIYRAAHDYRGGVTALALDMVMEYDSLQKKVKHDFEQRWLDPDELEELIRLTANPLLLDALMRPAGMVWYKPEAAAPTKEALLAVSKVLHRTGLFVSSMHEGAADNIWEPHEVECLEKHGADVIRAVLGIMAGARQAMEARQND, from the coding sequence ATGAGTCGAACAGAACAGTCACCGGCCATTGCGCCGGTTCTTTCACTTCGTAAGGCAATCTATCGTGCGGCGCATGATTACCGCGGCGGTGTCACCGCCCTGGCGCTCGATATGGTGATGGAATACGACAGCTTGCAAAAGAAGGTCAAACATGACTTTGAACAGCGCTGGCTTGATCCTGATGAGCTGGAAGAGCTGATACGGCTGACGGCAAATCCCTTGTTACTCGATGCGCTGATGCGACCTGCCGGTATGGTCTGGTACAAGCCGGAAGCGGCGGCGCCGACCAAGGAAGCCTTGCTGGCCGTCAGCAAGGTGCTGCACCGGACGGGCCTGTTTGTTTCCAGCATGCATGAGGGTGCTGCCGACAACATCTGGGAACCGCATGAAGTTGAATGTCTGGAGAAGCACGGCGCCGATGTGATCCGCGCGGTGCTGGGCATTATGGCTGGGGCCCGGCAAGCAATGGAGGCCCGCCAGAATGACTGA
- a CDS encoding TraR/DksA C4-type zinc finger protein, with product MTDIIDIANDQAEYFLQVALGRRHRPTSSVSAQFCEDCDEPIPLLRQQTIQGCATCVSCQGLRERRR from the coding sequence ATGACTGACATCATTGATATTGCCAACGATCAGGCCGAGTACTTTCTACAGGTCGCACTTGGTCGCCGTCATCGCCCAACAAGCTCCGTCAGCGCCCAGTTCTGTGAGGATTGCGACGAGCCTATCCCGTTACTTCGTCAGCAGACGATTCAGGGTTGTGCGACCTGCGTCAGTTGTCAGGGGTTGCGGGAGCGGCGGCGATGA
- a CDS encoding bifunctional DNA primase/polymerase has product MSEQSTSTAISSWARRYIETFNLALVPIDPGEKAPKGVGWNKPGGYITDPAAAEAFWQRNPNHNLGVVLGPSRVCSLDVDDVPWTRFVLFDQMGLDLDAMALVYPTIVGNPLRFRVLFKMPDDMELTRHSLSWPNENDPDGSIHKGLLARAKAAKEQGDTAGEAAAKAEADEYKRFTVFELRAGLVQDVFPPSIHPGTGKPYTWRTPPNAADGLPVLTNELLNIWQNWDVFKRNAEAACPWAPKPKKPAAKPIKRAPPADGKPSVIDEFNRCHDVEELLRAHDYIKRGNKWLYPHSSTGLPGVTVTDRKVYSHHGADPLANGHQNDAFEVFCLLDHGGDQSKAVKDAARMLGMQHSTRPDPHDLPPAPSADAVGQDSGVPNGEADPAADGGVGEELTYEQVLRRYVLVEGTTHVWDLDKSRVMKKTAFEARVGKPLAKQWMDDTLKKLISDDKVKEIEQARKMAGKKGGALNLEPIERYVYIDGTKDVWDREKKRRVPEGAVKMALGDMYGMWLNSPDRRVVDVENIVFDPTMTKDPNVYINTFDGLPMEPSRDDAACENLRWLISFLCNHDKSSNDWLVKWLAYPLQHLGAKMDTAVLAHSTMEGSGKSLLFADAFGLLYGQYAATVGQTQLESNFNAWQSRKLWAVFEEVVSRDQRYNQVGKIKHLVTGKTVRMESKFINGWEEANHMNAAFLSNEIMPWPIAPSDRRMLVLWPMETLPVDRQKAVGRELENGGVAALYAWLLSIDLGDFDQRTRPPSTDARERLVALSRASWQTFLFLWQYGELGRDMWGACLSTDLYAMFLEWCHRNKEHVMSQTKFSLFISSEVDKTRAIPWTDGSNRKFGAFFFPRDDQASQPPSLRSADLGKAVVAWRAAARLAGWNVDNWDHIKAAAA; this is encoded by the coding sequence ATGAGTGAGCAATCCACCAGCACAGCGATATCGTCCTGGGCACGCCGCTACATCGAAACCTTTAACCTTGCACTGGTCCCGATTGACCCAGGCGAAAAGGCGCCCAAGGGCGTGGGGTGGAACAAGCCAGGCGGTTACATCACCGACCCGGCCGCAGCCGAAGCATTCTGGCAACGTAATCCCAACCACAACCTGGGCGTAGTGCTCGGGCCAAGTCGCGTTTGCTCGTTGGACGTTGACGATGTGCCGTGGACGCGGTTTGTGCTGTTCGACCAGATGGGCCTCGATCTGGATGCCATGGCGCTGGTATATCCGACCATCGTGGGAAACCCGTTGAGGTTCCGCGTGCTGTTTAAAATGCCGGATGACATGGAGCTGACGCGCCACTCGCTTTCTTGGCCCAATGAGAACGACCCCGATGGGTCGATTCACAAGGGACTGCTGGCTCGGGCGAAGGCGGCGAAAGAGCAGGGGGACACCGCTGGTGAGGCGGCTGCAAAAGCTGAGGCCGACGAATACAAGCGGTTCACGGTGTTTGAGCTGCGGGCGGGCCTGGTGCAGGACGTATTCCCGCCATCAATCCATCCTGGCACTGGTAAGCCGTACACCTGGCGCACGCCGCCGAATGCAGCGGATGGCCTGCCGGTCCTAACCAATGAGCTGCTGAACATTTGGCAGAATTGGGACGTCTTCAAGCGCAACGCCGAAGCGGCGTGCCCATGGGCGCCAAAGCCAAAGAAGCCCGCCGCGAAACCTATCAAACGCGCTCCACCTGCTGATGGCAAACCCTCGGTGATTGATGAGTTCAACCGGTGCCACGATGTGGAAGAGCTGTTGCGCGCCCACGATTACATCAAGCGCGGTAACAAATGGCTGTATCCACACAGCAGTACCGGGCTACCAGGCGTGACGGTGACTGATCGCAAGGTCTATTCCCACCACGGTGCCGATCCGCTTGCCAACGGTCACCAAAATGACGCCTTTGAGGTGTTTTGTCTGTTGGACCACGGTGGTGACCAGTCGAAGGCAGTGAAGGACGCCGCCCGGATGTTGGGCATGCAGCATTCAACCCGGCCAGATCCGCACGATCTTCCCCCAGCCCCATCTGCGGATGCAGTCGGGCAGGACTCCGGCGTCCCGAATGGTGAAGCCGATCCGGCTGCTGACGGGGGCGTGGGGGAAGAGCTGACGTATGAGCAAGTACTCCGGCGGTACGTGCTGGTCGAGGGAACCACACACGTTTGGGACCTCGACAAGTCGCGAGTGATGAAGAAAACCGCGTTTGAGGCGCGGGTCGGCAAGCCGTTGGCGAAACAGTGGATGGACGACACCCTCAAAAAGCTGATTTCAGATGACAAGGTTAAGGAGATCGAGCAGGCCCGGAAAATGGCGGGCAAGAAGGGTGGGGCTCTTAACCTTGAGCCGATTGAGCGCTATGTCTATATCGACGGCACCAAGGATGTTTGGGACCGAGAGAAGAAGCGCCGTGTTCCAGAGGGCGCGGTCAAGATGGCTCTCGGCGACATGTACGGCATGTGGTTGAACAGCCCGGATCGCCGCGTGGTTGATGTGGAGAACATTGTATTCGACCCGACAATGACCAAAGATCCGAACGTCTATATCAATACCTTCGACGGACTGCCCATGGAACCGAGCCGCGATGACGCGGCGTGCGAGAACCTGCGGTGGTTGATCTCGTTCCTGTGCAATCACGATAAGTCGTCGAACGATTGGTTGGTGAAGTGGCTCGCGTACCCCTTGCAGCACCTTGGCGCAAAAATGGATACGGCGGTGCTGGCTCACTCCACCATGGAGGGCTCAGGTAAAAGCCTGTTGTTCGCTGATGCCTTCGGGTTGTTGTACGGGCAATACGCTGCCACGGTCGGCCAGACCCAGTTGGAAAGCAACTTCAACGCCTGGCAAAGCCGCAAGCTGTGGGCGGTGTTTGAGGAAGTGGTCAGCCGAGACCAACGTTACAACCAGGTGGGCAAGATCAAGCACCTGGTGACCGGGAAGACGGTGCGTATGGAGTCGAAGTTTATCAACGGTTGGGAAGAGGCCAACCACATGAACGCGGCGTTCCTAAGCAACGAGATTATGCCGTGGCCGATTGCTCCAAGCGACCGCCGAATGCTGGTGCTTTGGCCGATGGAAACGTTGCCAGTAGATCGCCAAAAGGCGGTAGGCCGGGAATTGGAGAACGGCGGTGTAGCGGCACTGTATGCGTGGTTGTTGTCCATTGACCTCGGCGATTTCGACCAGCGCACCAGGCCACCCAGCACTGATGCGCGTGAGCGATTGGTGGCGTTGAGTCGGGCCAGCTGGCAGACTTTCCTGTTCCTCTGGCAATACGGCGAACTTGGGCGCGATATGTGGGGCGCCTGCTTATCGACAGACCTTTACGCGATGTTCCTGGAGTGGTGCCACCGCAACAAAGAGCATGTGATGAGTCAGACGAAGTTCTCGTTGTTCATCAGCTCCGAGGTGGATAAGACCCGCGCCATCCCCTGGACCGACGGCAGCAATCGCAAGTTCGGTGCGTTCTTCTTTCCGCGTGATGACCAGGCTTCCCAGCCCCCATCACTCAGGTCGGCCGACCTGGGCAAGGCGGTGGTTGCTTGGCGGGCAGCGGCACGCCTGGCGGGCTGGAACGTCGACAACTGGGACCACATCAAGGCGGCGGCAGCATGA
- a CDS encoding putative holin — MGEPASTAATVVVAGGAGAAVTGLFTGIDALAVIGALAGALVFFTTTEELPVWKRVVFLLVSFVMGYLFAPSLGELELWGIRPFKHSGPAAFGASVLVVTVALAIIKRRGLDAEPQGRQDG, encoded by the coding sequence ATGGGCGAGCCAGCAAGCACGGCTGCAACAGTTGTCGTGGCCGGTGGAGCCGGTGCTGCTGTAACGGGGTTGTTCACTGGAATTGATGCGCTTGCCGTGATCGGCGCGCTTGCTGGTGCCCTGGTGTTCTTCACCACCACCGAAGAGTTGCCGGTGTGGAAGCGAGTGGTGTTCCTGCTGGTCTCCTTTGTCATGGGCTATCTGTTCGCACCGAGCCTCGGTGAGTTGGAGTTGTGGGGCATTCGACCGTTCAAGCACTCCGGCCCGGCTGCGTTCGGTGCGTCGGTGCTTGTTGTCACGGTCGCACTCGCCATCATCAAGCGACGCGGTCTCGATGCCGAGCCGCAAGGGAGGCAGGATGGATAG
- a CDS encoding phage holin family protein: protein MDSHVIQAVLTQATFWLCVALFVRLFTFRRRGARFRRDMSCLAWMVMVASGAVIVYIGKGQLIMPSNSWPLVVLLAVFVGSVCQSSGNLARVWRVG, encoded by the coding sequence ATGGATAGTCACGTGATTCAGGCAGTGCTGACTCAGGCCACGTTCTGGTTGTGCGTGGCGTTGTTCGTTCGCTTGTTCACCTTCCGGCGCCGTGGCGCACGCTTTCGTCGCGATATGAGCTGCCTTGCCTGGATGGTGATGGTGGCATCCGGTGCGGTGATTGTTTACATCGGCAAGGGCCAGTTGATCATGCCGAGTAATTCGTGGCCGCTGGTGGTGCTGCTGGCGGTGTTCGTTGGGTCGGTGTGCCAGAGTTCGGGCAACCTGGCTCGTGTGTGGCGAGTCGGTTGA